One Roseomonas gilardii subsp. gilardii genomic region harbors:
- a CDS encoding efflux RND transporter permease subunit, whose product MNLSEPFIRRPVMTGLLAVAAVLAGILGYFSMPVAAVPRVDFPVITVSAQLPGASPETMATSVALPMEREFSTIAGIDSISSTSGQGTTQITLQFVLSRNIDAAAQDVQAALTRAQRRLPTEMTTPPSYRKSNPADAPVLLLTLSGGDVPLYKLNDIASTLISPALSRVPGVAQVVTFGEQLYSVRVRMRPERLAAMGLTLDQVSNAIATANSNTPVGTLSGPRQQLVLRANDQPPDAEAFGHLIVAGRAGAPVRLSDIADTVDGVQNDRIASFRNGTRGLTLAVQRQPDANTVDVVDGVRAALPALQAALPPGARLDVNLDRSVSIRAAVHDVQESLLIAVALVVLVVWLFLRRAMATLIPVIAVPVSLAGTLGLMYLLGYGIDNVTLLGLTLAVGLVVDDAIVMLEAIVRHVEEGMPPLEAALRGSREVGFTIISITCSLIAVFLPILLMGGVVGRVFNAFAATVSLSVAVSCLVSLTLTAMMSSWLPAHSKPSRVDAALEGCFRAVERAYAWALDIALRWRAVVWLCFIASLAAAGWMAVAMPKGFFPIEDTGLLSVSTEGPRDASFDAMLDLQGQAAKIIQANPAVQMVNSSVGAVGTSLSINQGRMFVELKPRDQRPPIGEVVQQLRRATARVPGLAVYLQPIQNLSFGARQARTLYIYTLQGLDPGTLYDFSENLAARLRRLPQLQDVNTDLTLDAPVVSVQVDRERAASLGVNIDQVRQALYSAFGARQISTIYAQANAYPVIVEALPEDQRNENGLDKIYLRASGGKLVPLSTLAKVTRSTGPLTVGHQGQLPAVTIGFNVAPGVALGDATAAIQQTEEELGLPAGVIGSFSGTAQVFQQALAGQGMLILAAVLVMYVVLGVLYESLVHPLTILSGLPAAALGALATLWWFNLDLSVIAVIGVLLLVGLVKKNAIMVVDVALVRQREGEDPLSAVRAACLLRFRPILMTTLAAAAGAVPIAAGWGAAAELRQPLGLAIVGGLAVSQALTLFVTPVLYLGFEALGQRVKRLRGGRSAGPRIGPAAQPAE is encoded by the coding sequence ATGAACCTTTCCGAACCCTTCATCCGCCGCCCGGTGATGACCGGGCTGCTCGCCGTGGCCGCGGTGCTGGCGGGCATCCTCGGCTATTTCTCGATGCCGGTGGCCGCGGTGCCGCGGGTGGACTTCCCGGTGATCACCGTCTCCGCCCAGTTGCCGGGGGCGAGCCCGGAAACGATGGCGACCTCGGTGGCCCTGCCGATGGAGCGGGAATTCTCGACCATCGCGGGGATCGACAGCATCTCCTCGACCTCCGGCCAGGGCACGACGCAGATCACGCTGCAATTCGTGCTGAGCCGCAACATCGACGCGGCGGCGCAGGATGTGCAGGCGGCGCTGACCCGGGCGCAGCGGCGGCTGCCGACGGAGATGACGACGCCGCCCTCCTATCGCAAGTCGAACCCGGCGGATGCGCCGGTGCTGCTGCTGACGCTCTCGGGCGGCGACGTGCCGCTCTACAAGCTGAACGACATCGCCTCGACGCTGATCTCGCCCGCCCTCTCGCGCGTGCCGGGGGTGGCGCAGGTGGTGACCTTCGGCGAGCAGCTTTATTCCGTGCGGGTGCGGATGCGGCCGGAGCGGCTGGCCGCGATGGGCCTCACGCTCGACCAGGTGAGCAACGCCATCGCCACGGCGAATTCCAACACGCCGGTCGGCACGCTGAGCGGGCCGCGGCAGCAGCTCGTGCTGCGGGCCAATGACCAGCCGCCCGATGCCGAGGCCTTCGGGCACCTGATCGTGGCGGGCCGGGCCGGGGCGCCGGTGCGGCTGTCCGACATCGCCGACACGGTGGACGGGGTGCAGAACGACCGCATCGCCTCCTTCCGCAACGGCACGCGCGGCCTGACCCTGGCGGTGCAGCGGCAGCCGGACGCCAATACGGTGGATGTGGTGGACGGGGTGCGGGCGGCGCTGCCGGCCTTGCAGGCGGCGCTGCCGCCGGGCGCGCGGCTGGACGTGAACCTGGACCGGTCCGTGTCGATCCGCGCGGCGGTGCATGACGTGCAGGAAAGCCTGCTGATCGCCGTCGCCCTGGTGGTGCTGGTGGTGTGGCTCTTCCTGCGGCGGGCGATGGCGACGCTGATCCCGGTGATCGCGGTGCCTGTCTCGCTCGCCGGCACGCTGGGGCTGATGTACCTGCTGGGCTACGGCATCGACAACGTGACGCTGCTGGGGCTGACGCTGGCCGTCGGCCTCGTGGTGGACGACGCCATCGTGATGCTGGAGGCCATCGTGCGCCATGTCGAGGAGGGGATGCCTCCCCTGGAGGCGGCGCTGCGCGGCTCGCGCGAGGTGGGCTTCACCATCATCTCGATCACCTGCTCGCTGATCGCGGTCTTCCTGCCGATCCTGCTGATGGGCGGCGTGGTGGGGCGGGTGTTCAATGCCTTCGCCGCCACCGTGTCGCTGTCCGTGGCGGTGTCGTGCCTCGTCTCGCTGACGCTGACCGCCATGATGTCCTCCTGGCTGCCGGCGCACAGCAAGCCGTCGCGGGTCGATGCGGCGCTGGAGGGTTGCTTCCGCGCGGTGGAGCGGGCCTATGCCTGGGCGCTGGACATCGCCCTGCGCTGGCGGGCCGTGGTCTGGCTCTGTTTCATCGCCTCCCTGGCGGCGGCGGGCTGGATGGCCGTGGCGATGCCCAAGGGCTTCTTCCCGATCGAGGATACGGGGCTGCTCTCCGTCTCCACCGAGGGGCCGCGCGACGCTTCCTTCGACGCCATGCTGGACCTTCAGGGCCAGGCGGCGAAGATCATCCAGGCCAACCCCGCGGTGCAGATGGTGAACTCCTCCGTCGGCGCGGTGGGGACCAGCCTGTCGATCAACCAGGGCCGCATGTTCGTGGAGTTGAAGCCGCGCGACCAGCGGCCGCCGATCGGCGAGGTGGTGCAGCAGCTCCGCCGCGCGACCGCGCGGGTGCCGGGCCTGGCGGTCTATCTGCAGCCGATCCAGAACCTGTCCTTCGGGGCGCGGCAGGCCCGCACGCTCTATATCTACACCCTGCAGGGCCTGGATCCCGGCACGCTCTATGATTTCTCGGAGAATCTGGCGGCGCGGCTGCGGCGGCTGCCGCAGCTCCAGGACGTGAACACCGACCTGACGCTGGATGCGCCGGTGGTCTCGGTGCAGGTGGACCGGGAGCGCGCGGCCTCGCTGGGCGTGAACATCGACCAGGTGCGGCAGGCGCTCTATTCCGCCTTCGGCGCGCGGCAGATCTCGACCATCTATGCCCAGGCCAATGCCTATCCGGTGATCGTCGAGGCCCTGCCGGAGGACCAGCGCAACGAGAACGGGCTGGACAAGATCTACCTCCGCGCCAGCGGCGGGAAGCTGGTGCCGCTGTCCACCCTGGCGAAGGTGACGCGTTCCACCGGGCCGCTGACCGTGGGGCACCAGGGGCAGCTTCCGGCGGTGACGATCGGCTTCAACGTGGCGCCCGGCGTGGCGCTGGGCGATGCCACGGCGGCGATCCAGCAGACGGAGGAGGAGCTGGGCCTGCCCGCCGGAGTGATCGGCAGCTTCTCCGGCACGGCGCAGGTCTTCCAGCAGGCACTGGCGGGCCAGGGCATGCTGATCCTGGCCGCCGTGCTGGTGATGTATGTGGTCCTCGGCGTGCTTTACGAGAGCCTGGTACATCCGCTGACCATCCTGAGCGGCCTGCCGGCGGCGGCGCTCGGCGCGCTGGCGACGCTGTGGTGGTTCAACCTGGACCTGTCGGTGATCGCGGTGATCGGCGTGCTGCTGCTGGTCGGGCTGGTGAAGAAGAACGCCATCATGGTGGTGGATGTCGCCCTGGTCCGGCAGCGGGAGGGCGAGGACCCGCTTTCCGCCGTGCGCGCGGCCTGCCTGTTGCGCTTCCGGCCGATCCTGATGACGACGCTGGCCGCCGCCGCCGGCGCGGTGCCGATCGCGGCGGGCTGGGGTGCCGCGGCGGAGCTGCGGCAGCCGCTGGGCCTGGCCATCGTCGGCGGCCTCGCGGTGAGCCAGGCGCTGACGCTTTTCGTGACGCCGGTGCTCTATCTGGGCTTCGAGGCGCTGGGCCAGCGGGTGAAGCGCCTGCGTGGCGGGCGCAGCGCGGGGCCGCGCATCGGGCCGGCGGCGCAGCCGGCGGAATAG
- a CDS encoding TfuA-like protein, with the protein MRRLRDGGGRRRLPRLSRRALPPFGEAFEDDDEVAILHAPAEAGWVAASDAMVDLRATLAAAWSAGAIGLEGCEALARALKRLPFPERSHARLVREAAAMPGLGREAVEWLRHHRVAQKRRDAEELLARIGLISPDRRAPGFRFIRSLAWENFLAAQPEGEEQREGVLQELAVSDPAAWRELRLMAEGHPGPPGHGVPDAALLEDFRRRHGLWRRSALEAWLAAHDLDEAGLHRLLAREAAIREGLRRPPAPATLGAMLDALRLSGRYAALRARLAGREEEDRDMAGEAVLDAALRWWFETRAERPPPPPGGEEAEARAHGFPDADRFRAAIWREYRMALTMRRDGVEASPPQGGG; encoded by the coding sequence ATGCGACGCCTTCGGGATGGAGGGGGTCGGCGCCGTCTACCGCGCCTATCGCGCCGGGCGCTTCCCCCTTTCGGCGAAGCCTTCGAGGATGACGACGAGGTCGCCATCCTGCACGCACCCGCCGAGGCCGGCTGGGTCGCCGCCTCCGACGCCATGGTGGACCTGCGCGCCACGCTGGCCGCCGCCTGGAGCGCCGGCGCGATCGGGCTGGAGGGGTGCGAGGCCCTGGCCCGGGCACTCAAGCGCCTGCCCTTCCCGGAGCGGAGCCATGCGCGCCTCGTCCGGGAGGCCGCGGCCATGCCGGGGCTCGGGCGTGAGGCCGTGGAGTGGCTGCGGCACCACCGGGTCGCGCAGAAACGGCGCGATGCCGAGGAATTGTTGGCCCGAATCGGCCTGATCTCCCCCGATCGGAGGGCGCCGGGGTTCCGCTTCATCCGTAGCCTTGCCTGGGAGAACTTCCTTGCCGCGCAGCCGGAGGGGGAGGAGCAGAGGGAAGGCGTGTTGCAGGAACTCGCGGTGTCCGATCCGGCCGCATGGCGGGAGTTGCGCCTGATGGCGGAGGGTCATCCGGGCCCGCCTGGCCATGGGGTGCCCGATGCCGCGCTGCTGGAGGATTTCCGCCGGCGCCATGGCCTGTGGCGGCGCTCGGCGCTGGAAGCCTGGCTGGCGGCCCATGACCTCGACGAGGCCGGGCTGCACCGGCTCCTCGCCCGGGAGGCCGCGATCCGGGAGGGGCTGCGGCGCCCGCCGGCCCCGGCCACCCTGGGCGCGATGCTGGATGCGCTGCGCCTGTCCGGCCGCTACGCCGCGTTGCGGGCCAGGCTGGCGGGGCGGGAGGAGGAAGACCGGGACATGGCCGGCGAGGCGGTGCTCGACGCGGCGCTGCGCTGGTGGTTCGAGACACGGGCGGAGCGGCCGCCCCCGCCGCCCGGCGGGGAGGAGGCCGAGGCGCGGGCCCATGGCTTCCCCGATGCGGACCGCTTCCGGGCCGCCATCTGGCGGGAATACCGCATGGCCCTGACCATGCGGCGCGACGGGGTGGAGGCCTCCCCACCCCAGGGCGGGGGCTGA
- a CDS encoding Crp/Fnr family transcriptional regulator: MDTESLGRLALLQGADPGALEKAARHARCRSCEPGTVLIDFGELSDDVYFLLEGAARVVARTGEGYEMILGDLSPGEAFGELAAITGQPRSANVTALHRSRFCVLPGAAFMELVLASPAVSLRLMRYLAELVRSRSERLFELAALPVRQRLYAELLRLSRGRAAPGQTAERVVSPPPPHHVLAARIGARREAVSRQLSDMEKAGLIDASRSGIVLRRPEAMRAELDAALRGAERAVHALNLS; this comes from the coding sequence GTGGATACCGAGAGTCTGGGGCGCCTGGCCCTCTTGCAGGGCGCCGATCCGGGTGCGCTGGAAAAGGCGGCCCGCCATGCGCGCTGCCGTTCCTGCGAGCCCGGCACGGTCCTGATCGATTTCGGCGAGCTGTCGGACGATGTCTACTTCCTCCTCGAGGGGGCCGCGCGGGTCGTGGCGCGCACCGGGGAGGGTTACGAGATGATCCTGGGCGACCTGTCGCCCGGCGAAGCCTTCGGCGAGCTGGCGGCCATCACCGGACAGCCGCGTTCCGCCAATGTCACCGCCCTGCACCGCTCGCGCTTCTGCGTGCTGCCGGGGGCGGCCTTCATGGAACTGGTGCTGGCCTCTCCTGCCGTGTCGCTGCGGCTGATGCGCTATCTCGCGGAGCTCGTGCGCTCGCGCAGCGAGCGGCTGTTCGAGCTGGCGGCCCTGCCGGTGCGGCAGCGGCTCTATGCCGAGCTCCTGCGCCTGTCGCGCGGGCGCGCCGCGCCGGGCCAGACGGCCGAGCGTGTGGTCAGCCCGCCGCCGCCGCACCATGTGCTGGCCGCCCGCATCGGCGCGCGGCGCGAGGCCGTGTCGCGGCAGTTGTCGGACATGGAGAAGGCCGGGCTGATCGATGCGAGCCGGAGCGGCATCGTGCTGCGCCGGCCCGAGGCGATGCGCGCCGAGCTCGACGCGGCGCTGCGCGGCGCCGAGCGGGCGGTGCATGCGCTGAACCTGTCCTGA
- a CDS encoding efflux RND transporter periplasmic adaptor subunit — protein MPVILLGSALLGAVPGLLPAGARAQERGGGAPAVSVAVAPATVGPVPVEVLTNGNAEAPSVISVRSRVDGQVEKVWVNEGDRVQAGQVLFTLDSRLIQAQLAQQQANLDRDRSTLTRAQEDARRYASLQSGAYASQQRLEQAQADAASAAAVVRADEALLAQTRLNLDFATIRAEAPGRLGALPVKAGNFVRASEGVVLATITQTDPILVTFAVPERWLSEVHAAQQGAAAGQAAPPKVLARAPDDQGPRAEGELVFVDSAVDSTTGTIRMKGRFANAPARFWPGQYLEVVLVPRTDPKALSVPAAAVQRGQQGSFLYAVKGEGENAAARRVAVNVVRYASGRAVLADAALADGEPVVTEGAQRLQDGAHVTVHGAGGAPRVGSAEPGRALREAAAR, from the coding sequence ATGCCCGTGATCCTTCTTGGCTCGGCGCTTCTCGGCGCGGTGCCTGGCCTGCTGCCGGCGGGCGCACGGGCGCAGGAACGCGGCGGCGGGGCGCCAGCCGTCTCGGTCGCGGTGGCGCCGGCCACGGTGGGGCCGGTGCCGGTGGAGGTGCTGACCAATGGCAATGCCGAGGCGCCCTCGGTCATCTCGGTCCGCTCCCGCGTCGATGGACAGGTGGAGAAGGTCTGGGTCAACGAGGGCGACCGGGTGCAGGCGGGGCAGGTGCTGTTCACGCTGGACAGCCGCCTCATCCAGGCCCAGCTCGCGCAGCAGCAGGCGAACCTGGACCGGGACCGCTCGACGCTCACGCGGGCGCAGGAGGATGCGCGGCGCTATGCCTCGCTGCAGTCGGGGGCCTATGCCTCGCAGCAGCGGCTGGAACAGGCGCAGGCGGATGCGGCCTCGGCGGCGGCGGTGGTGCGGGCGGACGAGGCGCTGCTGGCGCAGACGCGGCTGAACCTGGACTTCGCCACGATCCGCGCCGAGGCGCCGGGGCGGCTGGGCGCGCTGCCGGTGAAGGCGGGGAATTTCGTGCGCGCCTCGGAGGGGGTGGTGCTGGCCACCATCACCCAGACGGACCCGATCCTGGTCACCTTCGCCGTGCCGGAGCGCTGGCTGTCGGAGGTGCATGCGGCGCAGCAGGGCGCCGCCGCCGGGCAGGCCGCGCCGCCCAAGGTGCTGGCGCGGGCGCCGGATGACCAGGGGCCGCGCGCCGAGGGCGAGCTGGTCTTCGTGGACAGCGCGGTGGACAGCACGACGGGCACGATCCGCATGAAGGGGCGCTTCGCCAATGCCCCGGCGCGCTTCTGGCCGGGGCAGTATCTGGAAGTGGTGCTGGTGCCGCGCACCGATCCGAAGGCCCTGTCGGTGCCGGCGGCGGCGGTGCAGCGCGGGCAGCAGGGCAGCTTCCTCTACGCGGTGAAGGGCGAGGGCGAGAATGCCGCCGCCCGGCGGGTCGCGGTGAACGTGGTGCGCTATGCCTCGGGCCGGGCCGTGCTGGCCGATGCCGCGCTCGCGGATGGCGAGCCGGTGGTGACGGAGGGCGCGCAGCGGCTGCAGGACGGCGCGCATGTGACGGTGCACGGTGCCGGAGGCGCCCCCAGGGTCGGCAGCGCGGAGCCGGGCCGCGCGCTGCGCGAGGCGGCGGCGCGATGA